A single Aminobacterium mobile DSM 12262 DNA region contains:
- a CDS encoding sigma-70 family RNA polymerase sigma factor: MKERDQELWTRYFRDRSEAAKEEVVCRYLPLVKYVVGRMAVSPPSGLDYDDLLSFGVFGLLDAIDRFDLEKGAAFQTFAVPRIRGAVLDELRKYDWISRTGREKIQKLNRAVDKVLQDQGVVNDAVLMNELEMDEKTYRETLEIASRSYIVSLDEVLALDDGEVVREGVLADDASSALEVLEESEEVEKVVSALEKLPERERFVISLYYYEGLTLKEIGSVLGVTESRVSQLHGKALVALRRMLQAK, translated from the coding sequence ATGAAAGAGAGAGATCAGGAACTCTGGACTCGTTATTTTAGAGATCGCTCAGAAGCCGCGAAGGAGGAAGTTGTTTGCCGATACCTCCCCTTAGTGAAGTATGTGGTAGGTAGAATGGCTGTCTCCCCCCCTTCTGGGCTTGATTATGATGACCTCTTGAGTTTTGGAGTGTTTGGTCTTCTTGATGCAATAGATCGCTTTGACCTCGAAAAAGGAGCAGCCTTTCAGACCTTTGCTGTTCCGCGAATTCGAGGCGCAGTTTTAGATGAGCTTCGTAAGTATGATTGGATTTCCCGAACAGGAAGGGAGAAGATACAAAAGCTCAATCGTGCTGTAGACAAAGTCTTGCAAGATCAGGGCGTTGTTAATGATGCAGTGCTCATGAATGAGCTTGAAATGGACGAAAAAACATATAGAGAGACTTTGGAAATAGCTAGCCGCAGCTATATCGTTTCTCTCGATGAAGTTTTAGCTTTAGATGATGGAGAAGTTGTACGAGAGGGCGTTCTTGCTGACGATGCGTCTTCAGCTCTGGAGGTCTTGGAAGAGTCTGAAGAAGTGGAAAAGGTTGTTTCTGCTCTCGAAAAACTTCCTGAACGAGAAAGATTTGTCATATCCCTTTATTATTATGAAGGTTTGACCTTAAAGGAGATTGGAAGTGTTCTTGGGGTAACAGAATCAAGAGTGTCTCAACTCCATGGCAAAGCTTTAGTAGCCTTAAGAAGAATGCTCCAGGCCAAGTAA
- a CDS encoding chemotaxis protein CheC, which translates to MDLKDFSHLQLDAIREVGNIGAGNAATALSKLLGKPVDMDVPKAELVSIYDLGSHYGPALSLVAAVFVRSQGEFPCSLIFIQKEENAQSLVDLLILKQFGEGIDISSLPQELRDSALSEVGNIILSSFLNSINMFVGSTYSISVPGVAHDMLAAVLDVVISIFGQTGDTALVVNTTLRLGESSLSVQGNVVMIPDPGSLEGLLEKLGVQ; encoded by the coding sequence ATGGATCTTAAAGATTTCAGCCATTTACAGCTTGATGCCATCCGAGAAGTGGGCAATATAGGAGCAGGTAATGCAGCGACAGCTCTATCTAAACTACTTGGGAAACCTGTGGACATGGATGTTCCTAAAGCAGAGCTCGTGTCTATTTATGATTTGGGTAGCCATTACGGTCCGGCACTTAGCCTTGTTGCTGCTGTTTTTGTGCGCTCTCAGGGAGAGTTCCCATGCAGCCTTATTTTTATACAAAAAGAGGAAAATGCCCAGTCCTTGGTGGATTTACTTATATTGAAACAATTTGGCGAAGGAATCGATATATCCTCTCTCCCCCAGGAATTACGGGACAGTGCTTTGTCGGAAGTAGGGAATATTATTCTTAGCTCGTTTTTGAACTCTATTAATATGTTTGTAGGCAGCACCTATTCCATATCTGTCCCAGGTGTAGCCCACGATATGTTGGCTGCTGTCCTTGATGTCGTTATCTCTATTTTTGGGCAGACGGGAGATACTGCTCTGGTAGTAAACACAACTTTGAGATTAGGTGAGTCAAGTCTCTCTGTTCAAGGAAATGTGGTTATGATTCCAGATCCCGGTTCTCTGGAAGGACTGCTAGAGAAGCTGGGGGTACAGTAA
- a CDS encoding flagellar brake protein yields the protein MDFTQFSPMLKEHIGSKVLLDIRAGLYKGHYPSRLEDMRCPYLAVAHPMLKGALLPTHKNLELALSIEIEGALYETQASILRSSITDRVPLLWLEPMGDVIRLQRRRFVRVPCIFKLDLCFLDEIGHTVFSPPKWFSMMAKDISLGGCALRVNLTQRTFFEKGRRCLCRLSSADVVFLVFASVARVLEKTEDAEVGVSFEELPLAAERSLGAFIRQQELTNR from the coding sequence ATGGATTTTACTCAGTTCTCTCCCATGTTAAAAGAACATATCGGATCAAAAGTCTTGCTGGACATTCGAGCAGGTCTTTATAAGGGACATTATCCTTCTCGGCTGGAAGATATGCGATGTCCCTATCTCGCAGTGGCCCACCCGATGTTGAAAGGAGCGTTGTTGCCGACCCATAAGAATCTAGAACTGGCTCTTTCCATTGAAATAGAAGGGGCTCTTTATGAGACTCAGGCGTCTATTTTACGCAGTTCCATAACAGACCGTGTCCCTCTTCTTTGGCTTGAACCGATGGGGGATGTTATACGGCTACAGAGACGGCGTTTTGTTCGTGTCCCTTGTATATTTAAATTAGATCTTTGCTTCCTGGATGAAATAGGGCATACTGTGTTTTCTCCCCCAAAATGGTTTTCAATGATGGCGAAAGATATCAGTCTGGGGGGATGTGCTTTACGAGTGAATTTGACTCAGAGAACTTTTTTTGAAAAAGGTCGCCGTTGTCTTTGTCGACTTTCTTCCGCTGATGTAGTTTTTCTGGTTTTTGCTTCAGTGGCCAGAGTTCTCGAAAAAACAGAAGATGCTGAAGTGGGGGTATCTTTTGAAGAATTACCTCTTGCCGCAGAAAGAAGCCTTGGTGCTTTTATTCGTCAACAGGAACTGACCAATAGATAG
- a CDS encoding chemotaxis protein CheD, producing the protein MANTFHVGMADLVVVTAPDVLVTLGLGSCIGLVIYDSVAKVAGMAHIMLPESRGGKESTIDKPGKFADTAVPALIDAVCKRGALRSRLKAKFAGGAQMFSIPGAQTDFLAVGSRNVRQTSEWLNKYKIKIVTTDTGGNRGRSVEFSTETWMLSIKTLGQGNNEI; encoded by the coding sequence ATGGCAAATACCTTTCACGTTGGAATGGCAGATTTAGTTGTCGTCACGGCTCCAGATGTTCTTGTCACACTAGGCTTGGGATCGTGTATAGGTCTCGTCATTTATGATTCTGTGGCAAAAGTGGCAGGGATGGCTCATATTATGCTTCCAGAAAGCAGGGGAGGAAAAGAAAGCACGATAGATAAGCCTGGCAAATTCGCTGATACAGCGGTCCCGGCATTAATAGATGCAGTTTGCAAGAGAGGGGCTTTACGGTCCCGTTTAAAAGCAAAATTTGCAGGAGGGGCCCAGATGTTTTCCATCCCAGGAGCCCAAACTGATTTTTTAGCAGTTGGAAGTAGAAATGTGCGACAGACATCAGAATGGCTTAATAAATATAAGATTAAGATAGTAACAACAGATACTGGCGGTAATAGAGGGCGAAGCGTAGAGTTCTCTACAGAGACGTGGATGCTTTCCATAAAAACGCTTGGTCAGGGGAACAACGAGATATAA
- a CDS encoding MinD/ParA family protein produces the protein MHEEERKSTLDQAGELRLLVEKKKDKENVFLKPTRSLAIVSGKGGVGKSSFSVNISLALSDLGASVILMDADMGMANIDLLLGLAPRYSLAHVVRGSRDFDEVMIDVDARVAIIPGGSGMQEMADADEDTFLRLFEKLTSLEKKADFLIIDTGAGIHKDVLTFALASDSVMVVTTPEPPSIRDAYGLMKVLALESKSKADVHLVVNMAHGKREADETAERIRKVAHRFLSLDVTYDGFIPADDKVRQAIRLQRPVLREYPYSLASASFRSLALGFMGNKEQKILPPSRGLKTFFLRLVRGVQRMEL, from the coding sequence GTGCATGAAGAGGAGAGAAAATCTACTTTAGATCAAGCGGGCGAGCTTCGACTTTTAGTGGAGAAAAAGAAAGATAAAGAAAATGTTTTTTTAAAACCTACACGATCGCTAGCTATAGTAAGTGGCAAGGGTGGAGTAGGAAAGAGCAGCTTTTCTGTAAATATATCCTTAGCTTTGTCGGATCTTGGCGCATCAGTTATCCTTATGGATGCAGATATGGGGATGGCCAATATAGACCTTCTTTTGGGCCTTGCTCCCCGCTACTCTCTTGCACATGTAGTTCGTGGTTCTCGAGATTTTGATGAGGTAATGATAGACGTCGATGCCCGAGTGGCGATTATACCAGGGGGAAGCGGTATGCAGGAGATGGCAGATGCCGATGAGGATACGTTTTTAAGGCTTTTTGAAAAGCTGACCTCTCTGGAAAAAAAGGCAGATTTTCTTATTATTGATACAGGAGCGGGTATTCATAAAGATGTTTTAACTTTTGCCTTAGCATCAGATTCGGTAATGGTAGTTACAACACCAGAACCCCCATCAATTCGGGATGCTTACGGGCTCATGAAAGTTTTGGCTCTTGAGTCTAAAAGCAAAGCAGATGTTCATCTTGTTGTAAATATGGCTCATGGAAAGAGAGAGGCCGATGAGACAGCAGAGAGAATTCGAAAAGTGGCGCATCGGTTTTTGAGCCTTGACGTTACTTATGATGGTTTTATCCCTGCTGATGATAAGGTACGACAAGCTATACGTTTGCAACGGCCAGTGTTACGTGAGTATCCTTACTCTTTGGCTTCTGCCTCCTTCAGATCACTTGCCCTTGGCTTTATGGGGAATAAAGAACAAAAGATTTTGCCTCCTAGCCGGGGATTAAAAACTTTTTTCTTGCGATTAGTTCGAGGCGTACAAAGGATGGAGTTGTAA
- the flhF gene encoding flagellar biosynthesis protein FlhF, with amino-acid sequence MRIVRQISFEAKNDADAIRIAGERLGRDAVILSTRPAKVGGFLGFFKRKVLIVTAGVFEEEKREELEATRERLVAFQRLIESHQSPSSSSGGTQSPEVKDKIAFSSEGLALAHHGENTKEAEAASIKKEGKTAEPQEKLHMEVTRIYEKLDRVLERLDDYSHPVVSEEKVPELVYMLTEKGMDSELAQSLGNRFKREQLSQDLFPEWLAAQIQTAATTPVEAIGGQRVMFIGPTGVGKTTTIAKIAAIHALWEHKKVLLLTSDTYRIAAVEQLRTYAKILGVPIEVIFDAEDIEGILHKYKTADLILLDTAGRSQKDTERFEELQKLYKVFQPDALHLVLASNMKNEDMRDVVSRMGCLPLSHILFTKLDETTNYGCLLNILLTNNIPVSFLATGQNVPNDIEVANSRKMIDLFLGEGETLGA; translated from the coding sequence ATGCGTATAGTGCGGCAAATTTCTTTTGAGGCGAAAAATGATGCAGATGCCATACGAATTGCCGGTGAGCGATTGGGAAGAGATGCTGTTATTTTATCCACAAGGCCGGCAAAAGTAGGCGGTTTTTTAGGCTTTTTTAAAAGGAAAGTCTTGATTGTAACGGCAGGGGTGTTTGAGGAGGAGAAGCGGGAAGAACTTGAAGCTACTCGAGAACGCCTTGTTGCTTTTCAGCGCCTTATTGAATCACATCAATCTCCGTCGTCTTCATCAGGGGGCACACAATCTCCGGAAGTAAAGGATAAAATCGCTTTTTCTTCGGAAGGCTTGGCTTTGGCTCATCATGGAGAGAACACGAAAGAGGCGGAAGCCGCAAGCATAAAAAAAGAGGGAAAAACTGCGGAACCTCAAGAGAAACTTCATATGGAAGTAACTCGTATTTATGAAAAACTTGATCGAGTGCTAGAGCGACTCGACGATTATTCACACCCCGTTGTATCTGAGGAGAAAGTTCCAGAACTTGTGTATATGTTGACTGAAAAAGGGATGGATTCAGAATTAGCGCAATCCCTGGGAAATCGTTTTAAAAGGGAACAATTGTCGCAAGATCTTTTCCCTGAGTGGCTAGCTGCTCAAATTCAGACAGCAGCTACTACGCCCGTAGAGGCAATAGGAGGACAGCGCGTCATGTTTATTGGCCCTACAGGGGTGGGGAAAACGACGACTATTGCCAAAATAGCCGCAATCCATGCCCTGTGGGAGCATAAAAAGGTGCTCTTGCTTACATCTGATACCTACCGTATTGCAGCAGTAGAACAGCTTCGAACGTATGCAAAAATTTTAGGAGTTCCTATTGAAGTTATATTCGATGCAGAAGACATAGAAGGTATATTGCATAAATATAAGACAGCAGATTTAATCTTGTTAGATACAGCTGGAAGAAGCCAGAAAGATACAGAACGTTTTGAGGAGCTGCAAAAACTGTATAAAGTTTTTCAACCTGATGCTCTTCATCTTGTACTTGCCTCAAATATGAAGAATGAGGATATGAGGGATGTGGTGAGTCGAATGGGATGCCTCCCTCTCTCCCATATTCTTTTTACTAAACTTGATGAGACTACAAATTATGGTTGTCTATTAAATATTTTATTGACAAACAATATCCCGGTTTCTTTTTTGGCAACAGGACAAAATGTGCCGAATGATATAGAAGTGGCGAACTCTCGCAAGATGATCGATCTTTTCCTTGGAGAAGGAGAGACTCTCGGTGCATGA
- a CDS encoding protein-glutamate methylesterase/protein-glutamine glutaminase has translation MTETITSKVKVLVVDDSSFMRRIISDILSSDPHIEVVGTARDGEDALRKIKILDPHVLTLDMEMPKLDGLQTLKMIMKDYPRPVIMVSSVTQEGAQATFQALATGAVDFVAKPSGHISLNMKDVGEELIAKVLAASTAMLSKQDLLHEHSVYIPKGGNEIKKQPPEIVAIAASTGGPRALQYVLSELPGDFPLPIVVVQHMPQDFTPSFAKRLDAVSKLTVIEGYPKAPLRPGMAVIAPGGSHLLVRRTVDGKLICELSDLPPLLSVKPSANMLFTSLANEVGGRVLGVILTGMGRDGADGAALLHSKGAYIVAESKETCVVYGMPRSAVEAGIVDEIAPLYNIPTVITRYIENS, from the coding sequence ATGACAGAAACAATAACGTCTAAAGTAAAGGTTTTGGTGGTAGATGATTCTTCCTTCATGAGAAGAATAATTAGCGATATTCTTAGCTCAGATCCACATATAGAAGTGGTAGGTACAGCGAGAGATGGGGAAGATGCATTAAGGAAGATAAAGATATTGGATCCCCATGTTTTGACTCTCGATATGGAAATGCCAAAGCTTGATGGACTTCAGACTCTTAAAATGATTATGAAAGATTATCCAAGACCTGTTATCATGGTAAGTAGCGTAACTCAAGAAGGGGCTCAGGCTACTTTTCAGGCCCTTGCCACAGGAGCGGTAGATTTTGTGGCGAAACCTTCCGGGCACATATCTCTCAATATGAAGGATGTGGGAGAGGAGCTGATAGCTAAAGTTTTGGCAGCGAGCACTGCCATGCTGTCAAAGCAGGATCTTTTACATGAGCACTCTGTTTATATTCCTAAAGGGGGAAACGAGATAAAGAAGCAGCCCCCTGAAATAGTGGCTATAGCAGCTTCAACTGGTGGCCCTCGGGCGTTGCAGTATGTCCTTTCCGAACTTCCGGGGGATTTCCCTTTACCTATAGTTGTGGTTCAACATATGCCTCAGGATTTTACCCCATCTTTTGCAAAACGTCTTGATGCCGTATCAAAACTTACGGTAATAGAGGGGTACCCTAAGGCGCCCTTAAGGCCTGGAATGGCGGTGATCGCCCCAGGAGGTTCCCATCTCTTGGTACGCCGTACTGTTGACGGGAAATTAATATGTGAGCTTTCGGATTTACCGCCCCTCCTTTCAGTAAAACCGTCAGCAAATATGCTCTTTACGAGCCTTGCTAACGAAGTTGGTGGAAGAGTCTTGGGCGTTATATTAACTGGAATGGGTCGAGATGGTGCTGATGGGGCGGCATTATTGCATAGCAAAGGAGCTTATATTGTTGCTGAGTCGAAAGAAACATGTGTGGTGTATGGAATGCCACGCTCGGCTGTGGAGGCTGGGATTGTCGATGAGATAGCGCCTCTTTATAACATCCCTACTGTGATAACGAGATATATTGAAAATAGCTAG
- the flhA gene encoding flagellar biosynthesis protein FlhA: MVMMIVAMMIIPVPTWFLDILLATNITLGVVVLLSTFYVQRALELASFPTMLLLVTLFRLALNVSTTRLILLRADAGKVISAFGNFVVGGNYVVGGVVFLILVIIQFVVITKGSERVAEVAARFTLDAMPGKQMAIDADLNAGLIDEDTARNRRREIQREADFYGAMDGASKFVKGDAIAGLIITLINIIGGLSIGVLQRGMTLGQAGSVYSLLTVGDGLVSQIPALLFSTATGVIVTRAAGEGNLGRDIFASLMSYPRPLFIGAVLLFALAFVPGLPTVPFLILGIFLALMGYWVYREGEIQQTEAQTAPSRSSKEVKGGQSSGPSAQGAPVAPAPASPEDVMRLLTVDPMEIEIGYAIIPLVDPSQGGDMLDRIGTIRKQMALEFGLVVPPIRIRDNIQLKPSEYIIRVRGAETGRGELLPDHYLAMNTGNVEEDIVGVPTVEPAFGLQATWISPELRDKAESMGYTVVDAPSVLATHLSETIKRYGSELLTRQEVQKLTDLVKESSPAVIEEMLGVLSLGEVQKVLQNLVKEQIPIRDLVSIFESLADHGRVTRSVDYLTERVREALSRIISLKIQGDDGFITVATLSPQWEQKIKESLQGDLIQGWQLNMDPESIQELMSAASKMAEKMAMGGHLPVFLTHPEVRLIVRRLLEGTLPGVYVVSYNEISQGVQLKSAGMVE, translated from the coding sequence ATGGTTATGATGATTGTAGCCATGATGATTATTCCAGTCCCTACATGGTTTCTTGATATTCTTCTTGCCACTAATATTACCTTGGGAGTTGTGGTTCTCCTCTCAACTTTTTATGTACAGAGGGCTCTGGAGCTTGCTTCTTTTCCTACTATGCTTCTTCTTGTTACCCTCTTCCGATTGGCGCTAAATGTTTCTACTACACGGCTTATTCTTCTTCGTGCCGATGCAGGGAAAGTGATTAGTGCTTTCGGTAATTTTGTTGTTGGGGGAAACTATGTAGTCGGCGGTGTCGTTTTTCTCATCCTCGTTATTATTCAGTTTGTTGTTATTACGAAAGGCTCTGAACGAGTAGCTGAGGTAGCTGCTCGATTTACTCTTGATGCTATGCCAGGAAAGCAGATGGCCATTGATGCTGACTTAAATGCGGGACTTATTGATGAAGATACGGCCCGAAATCGACGTCGAGAGATCCAGCGTGAAGCGGATTTTTATGGAGCGATGGACGGAGCCTCTAAGTTTGTAAAAGGAGATGCCATAGCTGGACTTATTATCACCCTTATCAATATTATTGGTGGTTTGTCTATAGGAGTTCTTCAGCGAGGCATGACATTGGGGCAGGCTGGGTCCGTTTATAGTCTTCTCACGGTGGGAGACGGCTTGGTTTCTCAAATTCCAGCTCTGCTTTTTTCTACCGCTACTGGTGTTATCGTTACACGGGCTGCTGGTGAAGGGAACCTTGGTCGCGATATTTTTGCATCTCTTATGTCATATCCAAGGCCTCTTTTTATCGGCGCTGTCTTGCTATTCGCTCTGGCTTTTGTCCCAGGACTTCCTACAGTGCCCTTCCTTATTCTCGGTATATTTCTCGCTCTTATGGGGTACTGGGTTTATCGAGAGGGGGAAATACAACAGACGGAGGCACAAACAGCTCCTTCTCGTTCATCCAAAGAGGTCAAAGGAGGGCAAAGCTCAGGTCCCAGTGCTCAAGGTGCTCCTGTTGCTCCAGCACCAGCTTCTCCTGAAGATGTGATGCGCCTTTTAACTGTAGATCCCATGGAAATAGAGATTGGATATGCAATCATCCCTCTTGTAGATCCCTCTCAAGGAGGGGATATGCTCGATAGGATTGGGACGATTCGTAAACAGATGGCTCTTGAATTTGGCCTTGTAGTCCCTCCTATCAGGATTCGCGACAACATTCAGCTTAAACCTTCGGAATATATTATTCGAGTACGAGGAGCCGAGACAGGGCGCGGCGAATTGCTTCCAGATCATTACCTGGCAATGAATACAGGTAATGTAGAAGAAGACATAGTGGGAGTTCCTACTGTAGAACCGGCTTTTGGACTTCAGGCTACATGGATTTCTCCTGAATTGCGGGATAAAGCAGAATCTATGGGGTATACAGTGGTCGATGCTCCTTCTGTATTGGCGACGCACCTTTCAGAGACGATTAAACGCTATGGATCGGAGCTCCTTACGAGACAAGAGGTTCAGAAACTTACGGATCTAGTAAAAGAAAGTTCCCCAGCTGTAATAGAAGAGATGTTAGGCGTGTTATCTCTTGGAGAAGTACAGAAGGTATTGCAGAATTTAGTTAAAGAGCAGATCCCCATCCGAGACCTCGTCTCTATTTTTGAATCTTTAGCAGATCATGGACGGGTAACTCGCAGTGTAGATTACCTTACAGAGCGTGTAAGGGAAGCCTTATCGAGGATTATTTCCCTTAAAATCCAGGGAGACGATGGTTTCATTACTGTGGCAACCCTCTCGCCTCAATGGGAGCAGAAAATCAAGGAAAGTTTACAGGGGGACTTAATTCAGGGGTGGCAACTTAATATGGATCCGGAAAGTATTCAGGAGCTTATGTCTGCGGCATCGAAAATGGCAGAAAAAATGGCTATGGGGGGGCATCTTCCTGTCTTTTTAACTCACCCTGAAGTGCGGCTTATAGTTCGTCGTCTTCTTGAAGGGACATTGCCGGGAGTTTATGTTGTATCCTATAATGAAATATCCCAAGGTGTCCAATTAAAATCCGCAGGGATGGTGGAATGA
- a CDS encoding chemotaxis protein CheA, translating to MTGIDLNQYLGAFLDEATDNLLHLDDLLLEIEKDQGNMEVINEIFRSAHTLKGMSATMGFDRMSTLTHSIEDRLDKVRRGEAQLQSGDIDLLFRSLDTLQTMVEAIRNGDKDTSISIDDLIEALHQTVPQKDERQEENTIHEVLSDHEEQWIHEANSLGMDVFKVDVRLSKECMLKAARAYMVVNRLDEMGDIIKTAPPVEDLENEKFDRSFEIYIATHDSEESLQEALSRISELEKVSIEKAGSPSWREKEQEKVGTKDVSSSPEKEVVARSSAESITQNGPSRHNASKRAGQTVRVDIGRLDKLMNLVGELVIGRARIERLVQEARLRDFDEPLSQLGRISGDIQELVTKLRMVPVSFIFDRFPRLVRDLSKSMEKKINLQIEGQDTELDRTVIDEIGDPLVHLIRNSIDHGIEKPEDRVKTGKTDTGVIKISAYQEGSGVIIEVDDDGKGINSDRVREKAVEKGFITEEESYGMTEEELIQLVLLPGFSTSDAVTDISGRGVGMDAVKTKVEALSGQFEIESMRGKGTRVLIRLPLTLAIVLALLVKVGDEIYAISLENVEETILVRKEDIKTMHGTPATLLRGDVLALSNLASLLGTHLETYQQDEYPVVVVKAGRNKVGFIVSELIGQQEIVIKSLGKFLSKIKGIAGATILGDGNVALILDVASLCTK from the coding sequence ATGACAGGAATAGATTTGAATCAATATCTAGGTGCTTTTTTGGATGAAGCTACTGATAATCTCTTACATCTTGATGATCTCCTTCTTGAAATAGAGAAGGACCAAGGCAATATGGAGGTCATTAACGAAATCTTTCGTTCAGCTCATACGTTGAAGGGAATGTCTGCCACGATGGGGTTTGATCGGATGTCAACTCTTACCCATTCTATAGAAGACAGGCTCGATAAAGTACGTCGTGGAGAAGCCCAATTGCAGAGTGGCGACATAGATTTGCTTTTCCGCTCTCTTGATACTCTGCAGACCATGGTCGAAGCTATTCGAAATGGTGATAAAGACACCTCTATCTCTATAGACGATCTTATAGAAGCCCTTCATCAGACTGTTCCTCAAAAAGATGAAAGACAAGAAGAAAATACGATACATGAAGTTCTCTCAGACCACGAGGAACAATGGATTCATGAGGCAAATAGTCTTGGAATGGATGTCTTTAAAGTAGATGTACGTCTTTCCAAGGAGTGTATGCTTAAAGCTGCTCGTGCGTATATGGTTGTTAATCGATTAGATGAGATGGGAGATATTATTAAAACGGCCCCTCCAGTTGAGGATCTAGAAAATGAAAAATTTGATCGCTCTTTTGAAATATATATAGCAACTCATGATTCTGAAGAATCTCTACAGGAAGCATTATCCAGAATCAGCGAACTTGAAAAGGTTTCCATAGAGAAAGCAGGGTCTCCTTCTTGGAGAGAAAAGGAACAGGAAAAAGTAGGCACTAAGGATGTTTCTTCTTCCCCAGAGAAAGAAGTTGTAGCACGAAGTAGCGCAGAGTCAATTACTCAGAACGGCCCCTCTCGTCATAACGCATCAAAAAGAGCGGGGCAGACTGTACGTGTCGACATTGGCCGTCTCGATAAATTGATGAACCTCGTGGGAGAACTTGTGATCGGGAGAGCCAGAATTGAGCGCCTTGTTCAGGAAGCTCGGCTGCGTGACTTTGATGAGCCTCTCTCTCAGTTAGGGCGTATATCTGGAGATATTCAAGAGTTGGTGACGAAGTTACGGATGGTTCCAGTTTCTTTTATATTCGATCGTTTCCCTCGTCTTGTACGAGATCTCTCCAAATCTATGGAAAAGAAAATTAATCTGCAAATAGAAGGACAAGATACAGAGCTTGATCGAACAGTGATCGATGAAATTGGAGACCCTCTTGTTCATCTTATTCGGAATTCCATTGATCATGGCATAGAAAAGCCTGAAGACAGAGTTAAAACTGGTAAAACAGATACAGGCGTCATTAAGATTTCTGCTTACCAGGAAGGTAGCGGTGTCATTATAGAAGTGGACGACGATGGGAAAGGAATAAACTCAGATCGAGTCCGTGAAAAAGCTGTAGAAAAAGGGTTTATCACTGAAGAAGAAAGCTACGGCATGACTGAGGAAGAACTGATTCAACTTGTTCTTTTGCCAGGCTTTAGTACTTCTGATGCTGTAACGGATATTTCTGGACGAGGCGTTGGTATGGACGCGGTCAAGACGAAAGTAGAAGCTCTTAGCGGCCAATTTGAAATAGAAAGTATGCGTGGAAAAGGGACTCGTGTTTTAATACGTCTTCCCCTTACGCTGGCCATTGTGTTGGCGTTGCTCGTTAAAGTTGGTGACGAGATATATGCTATTTCTTTGGAAAATGTAGAGGAAACAATTCTTGTTCGTAAAGAGGACATTAAAACAATGCACGGAACTCCTGCCACTCTTTTGCGCGGCGATGTGTTGGCACTTTCAAATCTCGCCTCTTTGCTGGGGACTCATTTGGAGACATATCAACAGGATGAATATCCTGTTGTTGTGGTAAAAGCTGGGCGAAACAAGGTTGGTTTTATTGTAAGTGAATTGATAGGACAGCAGGAAATTGTTATTAAATCTCTTGGAAAGTTCCTCTCTAAAATTAAAGGAATTGCTGGAGCGACAATTCTTGGAGATGGGAATGTAGCCCTTATCCTTGATGTTGCGTCTCTCTGCACCAAGTAG